A DNA window from Sphingopyxis macrogoltabida contains the following coding sequences:
- a CDS encoding metallophosphoesterase: MFWKRNSKPVGVARGNHAIPEGRRVYAIGDIHGRDDLFAQMMDLIRADHARRGPADLTIVLLGDLIDRGPASAAVVERAIRLREEFPDTRLLIGNHEECFLAALTGDVRRLRYFMRIGGDATVRSYWNDDGSLDAASFEEVAERLPDLVPAEHVRFLGMGEDVIEIGDYAFVHAGIRPGVPLEKQSMTDLRWIRDEFLDDMSEHGKMIIHGHSISAEPDEQMNRIGIDTGAFRSGILAAICLEGEARRYLFARETELQLIA; encoded by the coding sequence ATGTTCTGGAAACGAAATAGCAAACCAGTCGGGGTGGCTCGTGGCAACCACGCCATTCCGGAAGGTCGTCGTGTTTATGCGATCGGTGATATTCATGGCCGCGACGATCTGTTCGCCCAGATGATGGACCTGATCCGCGCCGACCACGCACGGCGGGGTCCCGCCGACCTTACGATTGTCCTGCTCGGCGATCTCATCGACCGCGGTCCTGCATCGGCGGCCGTGGTGGAGCGCGCGATTCGCCTGCGCGAAGAGTTTCCGGACACCCGCCTGCTGATCGGCAACCATGAGGAATGTTTTCTGGCTGCCTTGACCGGCGACGTGCGGCGCCTGCGCTATTTTATGCGGATCGGCGGCGATGCGACGGTACGCAGCTATTGGAACGACGACGGAAGCCTCGATGCCGCAAGCTTCGAGGAAGTGGCCGAGCGGCTACCCGATCTGGTGCCCGCTGAACATGTCCGGTTTCTCGGAATGGGCGAGGATGTAATCGAAATCGGTGACTATGCCTTCGTCCATGCTGGCATCCGGCCCGGCGTGCCGTTGGAAAAGCAGTCAATGACGGACTTACGCTGGATACGGGATGAATTCCTCGACGACATGAGCGAACATGGCAAAATGATCATACACGGCCATAGCATTTCGGCCGAACCCGACGAGCAGATGAACCGGATCGGGATCGATACCGGCGCTTTTCGGAGCGGGATACTCGCCGCAATCTGTCTTGAGGGTGAAGCCAGGCGCTACCTGTTTGCGCGCGAAACCGAACTACAGCTCATAGCTTGA
- the wecB gene encoding non-hydrolyzing UDP-N-acetylglucosamine 2-epimerase — MKVMTVFGTRPEAIKMFPVVHALQRQPDIDVRVCVTAQHRAMLDQVLDIARIVPDIDLDVMEPNQTLDGLLARLVTGLGETFDAEKPDRILVHGDTLTTMAATLSAYFRKIPVGHVEAGLRSGNIYHPWPEEVNRKVTGAVADLHFAPTETAAAALRAENVAADRIHITGNTVIDALLATKARIDTEPTLATALDPLVRRFTGKRIVAVTSHRRENFGEGMKAIAEAIAAIAARPDVAVVFPVHPNPQVRSAMEPILGNLANVALIDPLDYPHFVRLLSVSELILTDSGGVQEEAPSLGKPVLVMRETTERPEGIAAGTARLVGTDRDRIVTEIFSLLDDEDAYAAMARAHNPFGDGSAGAQIAEIVARAG; from the coding sequence ATGAAGGTCATGACGGTTTTCGGGACGCGACCGGAAGCAATCAAAATGTTTCCGGTCGTGCATGCCCTGCAGCGTCAGCCGGACATTGACGTCCGCGTCTGCGTAACTGCGCAGCATCGTGCGATGCTCGACCAAGTCCTCGATATCGCGCGAATCGTTCCCGACATCGACCTTGACGTCATGGAACCGAACCAAACACTCGATGGCTTGCTTGCGCGCTTGGTAACGGGCCTGGGCGAAACCTTCGACGCTGAAAAACCCGATCGAATCCTCGTCCATGGCGACACGCTGACGACCATGGCAGCCACGCTGTCAGCTTATTTCCGGAAGATTCCGGTGGGCCATGTCGAAGCCGGGCTGCGCAGCGGAAACATTTACCACCCATGGCCCGAAGAGGTAAATCGCAAGGTCACGGGCGCGGTCGCCGATTTGCATTTCGCGCCGACCGAGACCGCCGCTGCCGCGCTCCGCGCAGAAAATGTTGCCGCGGATCGCATTCATATTACCGGCAATACGGTAATCGACGCCCTGCTCGCCACCAAGGCACGAATTGACACGGAGCCCACCCTCGCAACGGCACTCGATCCGCTCGTTCGCCGTTTTACCGGCAAGCGCATCGTCGCCGTTACCTCGCATCGTCGCGAGAATTTCGGCGAAGGCATGAAGGCGATCGCGGAGGCGATCGCGGCAATCGCGGCCCGCCCGGATGTCGCCGTCGTGTTTCCGGTCCATCCCAACCCGCAGGTGCGCAGCGCGATGGAGCCGATCCTTGGCAATCTGGCGAACGTCGCGCTGATCGACCCGCTCGATTATCCCCATTTCGTCCGCCTGCTCAGCGTCAGCGAGCTGATCCTGACCGACAGCGGCGGGGTGCAGGAAGAAGCGCCCTCGCTCGGCAAGCCAGTGCTCGTGATGCGCGAAACAACCGAGCGCCCTGAGGGCATTGCCGCGGGCACGGCGCGACTGGTAGGCACCGACCGCGACCGCATCGTTACCGAAATTTTCAGCCTTTTAGACGATGAGGATGCTTATGCCGCCATGGCCCGCGCCCACAATCCTTTCGGCGACGGCTCGGCGGGAGCCCAGATTGCGGAGATTGTCGCGCGTGCCGGTTGA
- the wecC gene encoding UDP-N-acetyl-D-mannosamine dehydrogenase: protein MPVDIEHKVTVVGLGYIGLPTAALIARSGCKVTGIDVSAHVVETVNSGRVHIEEVDLDGLVQGVVSRGALVASTETVAADTYVIAVPTPHDEAHRPDVTYVLDAARKITKVLEPGNLVILESTSPVGTTEKVAELLAAERPDLKIPGRCSGTPDIFLAYCPERVLPGRILVELVDNDRCIGGITPRCARRAMTFYRRFVRGACVTTTARAAEMVKLVENSYRDVNIAFANELSMIADKMGVDVWDVIRLANRHPRVNILQPGPGVGGHCIAVDPWFLVHGAPDESRLIRTAREVNLAKTSHVIAATSALIARFPDVRVGVLGLAFKPNIDDFRESPAVEIAAALVREFGARIQLVEPYAKTLPDELSGTGAKLVELDDALSECEILIVLVDHDVFKSVPLEERLDKTVYDTRGLWPDQPEGENLGRVHQLA from the coding sequence GTGCCGGTTGATATCGAACATAAAGTTACCGTGGTCGGGCTGGGATATATCGGCCTGCCCACTGCAGCGCTCATCGCCCGTTCGGGCTGCAAGGTTACGGGCATCGACGTCAGCGCGCATGTCGTCGAAACGGTCAACAGCGGCCGCGTCCATATCGAGGAAGTCGATCTCGACGGCCTCGTCCAGGGTGTCGTGTCGCGCGGCGCACTCGTCGCCTCGACCGAAACCGTCGCGGCTGACACCTATGTCATTGCCGTCCCGACACCACACGACGAAGCGCATCGTCCCGACGTCACCTACGTGCTCGATGCCGCGCGCAAGATCACGAAGGTGCTGGAACCCGGAAACCTCGTCATTCTCGAATCGACCTCGCCCGTCGGCACGACCGAGAAGGTGGCGGAACTGCTCGCCGCCGAGCGCCCCGACCTCAAGATTCCCGGACGCTGCTCGGGCACCCCCGACATCTTTCTCGCTTATTGTCCCGAGCGCGTGCTGCCGGGGCGCATCCTCGTCGAACTGGTTGACAACGACCGTTGTATCGGCGGCATCACGCCGCGCTGCGCGCGCCGTGCGATGACCTTTTATAGACGGTTCGTCCGCGGCGCCTGCGTGACCACCACGGCGCGTGCCGCCGAAATGGTCAAGCTGGTCGAAAACAGCTACCGCGATGTCAACATCGCCTTCGCCAACGAATTGTCGATGATCGCCGACAAGATGGGCGTCGATGTGTGGGACGTGATCCGCCTCGCCAACCGCCACCCGCGTGTCAATATCCTGCAGCCAGGTCCTGGCGTCGGCGGCCATTGCATCGCGGTCGATCCCTGGTTCCTCGTCCACGGCGCTCCCGACGAAAGTCGGCTGATCCGCACCGCGCGAGAAGTGAACCTCGCGAAAACTTCGCATGTCATCGCCGCCACGTCCGCGCTGATCGCGCGCTTTCCTGACGTCCGGGTCGGCGTCCTCGGTCTCGCCTTCAAACCGAATATAGATGATTTTCGCGAGAGCCCTGCGGTTGAGATCGCCGCAGCGCTCGTCCGCGAGTTTGGCGCGCGTATTCAGCTTGTCGAGCCCTATGCGAAAACTCTGCCGGATGAATTGTCTGGCACCGGAGCTAAACTGGTCGAACTCGACGACGCACTTTCCGAATGCGAAATTCTGATTGTTCTTGTCGATCATGACGTGTTCAAATCGGTGCCGCTTGAGGAACGCTTGGACAAGACCGTATATGACACGCGCGGGCTGTGGCCTGATCAGCCGGAAGGTGAAAATCTCGGTCGCGTTCATCAACTGGCTTAG
- a CDS encoding RNA polymerase sigma factor, which translates to MTAAGPYPTFEAFYRAEHDRIFHFFRRKVGRDEAPDLVQEAFTCVLRSGTFDRLENPNGYLTRTARNLIIDRARTWHRKGCMLHPLDEARDAPLAPEQEWKIEGREIRAAYRRMLLDLPRRTRRVFLMHRLKGMSYRVIADHIGVGEKCIEYHMMRALARFRKAVAIRRE; encoded by the coding sequence ATGACCGCTGCGGGACCCTACCCCACGTTCGAAGCATTCTACCGGGCGGAGCATGATCGGATATTCCACTTCTTCCGGAGGAAAGTTGGGCGTGATGAAGCTCCGGACCTCGTCCAGGAGGCATTTACCTGTGTGCTGCGAAGCGGGACTTTCGATAGGCTCGAAAATCCCAATGGCTATTTGACGCGGACGGCTCGCAATCTGATAATCGACCGGGCGCGGACTTGGCATCGAAAAGGTTGCATGCTCCATCCATTGGACGAGGCCCGCGATGCTCCGCTCGCTCCGGAACAGGAATGGAAGATTGAGGGGCGGGAGATTCGAGCAGCCTATCGTCGAATGCTACTAGATCTGCCGAGACGAACCCGACGAGTGTTCCTGATGCACCGGCTGAAGGGCATGTCCTATCGAGTGATCGCCGATCATATCGGTGTTGGGGAAAAGTGCATTGAGTATCACATGATGCGTGCGCTCGCCCGATTTAGAAAGGCGGTCGCAATTCGGCGAGAATAG
- a CDS encoding HEPN domain-containing protein, with translation MRNDLTHLPAAKQRELERIVETIFDEFRGATENATGPRKGARILKIILFGSHARGDWVDAPLSANQYKSDYDILVIVSQKEMTDRAAYWATAEERLIRAYTIEKTIHTPVNFIIHSLHEVNDGLSHGRVFFMEVAKDGIAVYEADDSELANPKPKTPSQALAAAKDYFDEYMPAAQYSLERARKSVGDNQLKYAAFDLHQATERLYQGLLLTLTLYTPYNHNIAFLRSLAEGLDRRLFGIWPEGTHRERSMFQKLKEAYTKARYSKHYRISEEELTWLGERVEELGRVVHQVCSDKIAELEAAAR, from the coding sequence ATGCGTAACGATCTCACCCATCTTCCCGCCGCCAAGCAGCGCGAGCTCGAACGGATCGTCGAGACGATATTCGACGAGTTCCGCGGCGCGACCGAGAACGCGACGGGACCCCGCAAGGGCGCCCGCATCCTCAAGATTATCTTGTTCGGTAGCCACGCGCGAGGCGACTGGGTCGATGCGCCGCTCTCGGCGAATCAGTATAAATCCGACTATGACATCCTCGTCATCGTCAGCCAGAAGGAGATGACCGACCGCGCCGCCTATTGGGCGACCGCCGAGGAACGGCTCATTCGCGCCTACACGATCGAAAAGACCATCCACACGCCGGTCAACTTCATCATCCACAGCCTGCACGAGGTGAATGACGGGCTCTCGCATGGCCGCGTTTTCTTCATGGAGGTCGCGAAGGACGGGATCGCGGTTTACGAAGCTGACGATAGCGAGTTGGCCAACCCGAAGCCGAAAACACCGAGCCAAGCGTTGGCCGCGGCAAAAGATTATTTCGACGAGTACATGCCGGCGGCTCAATATTCTCTCGAACGCGCGCGAAAGAGCGTCGGTGACAATCAGCTTAAATACGCTGCCTTTGATCTCCATCAAGCGACGGAACGACTGTACCAAGGACTGCTGCTCACCCTGACATTGTACACACCGTACAACCACAACATCGCCTTCCTGCGTTCGCTCGCAGAGGGGCTCGACCGTCGCCTTTTTGGTATCTGGCCGGAGGGGACCCATCGCGAGAGGTCGATGTTCCAAAAGCTGAAAGAAGCTTACACGAAGGCAAGGTACTCAAAACATTACCGGATAAGCGAAGAGGAACTCACCTGGCTCGGCGAGCGAGTGGAGGAACTTGGTCGCGTGGTCCATCAGGTCTGTTCGGACAAGATCGCCGAGCTTGAGGCGGCGGCGCGCTGA
- the mobF gene encoding MobF family relaxase: MVASVSALTSSAQASSYYEADDYYADGGLSPSEWHGKGAEELGLSGDVDRDAFRELLDGKVAGQQLGTVRDGQLEHRPGWDVTMSAPKSVSIMAEVAGDRRLIEAHGQAVKTALAHVEAHMAATRVRHGGSVTREATGNLIVASFQHGTSRAQDPQLHTHNVIMNATQGKAGSWRSLEPRAIYQLQKQIGAIYRQELALKVRELGYEIAPGKESMFEIKGVSADVMAAFSTRSAEIEAALGERGTSREEASAAEKQVAALDTRQAKGAADHGALVADWRETADRAGFNAEARLALVREAEARAASGLHSPDPSIADRTVAHAADKLGERQSVFSVAALHEEAGRVGLGKVGYAEIDDAIGRATKEGELIDRTFVDRRGAAFSGFTTRQNIASEKTLLHVEARGRGALAPIAPPLAAAKAVAGAAAKAERSGFGWNADQKAATEQLLTSRNRITAVQGYAGTAKTTTVLATFAREAEARGVSVVALAPTASAAMTLGEALGTRSDTVARHLLVPEGSAPSQPVAWIVDEASLLSARDTAQLFELAEQHEARIILVGDVKQLGSVEAGAAFAQLQGAGMETAKLGEIVRQSNAATKEAVLASIEGDAKEALAALDRGGGQIVERADRIGRFAAIAERYAGLDKAARTRTLVIEPSREGRDALTADIRAALVRSGALSGPTVAVESLVNKGLTRAEARDPLSYDRGDVVRFARDYADKGVARGEAYRVEAVDPAKATIALKSEDGREVDWRPRQWGAGKVQVFAPQYMDLRTGDSIRFTRNDRDAGRINGARGEITAIDEQARTATVVGARGQTQTLDLDAARDRHISHAYVDTAFAAQGRTAEHVIIHADSRAANLVDQKSFYVGISRAKESATIVTDDRARLTSAINERAGVVQTALSQAPAAGAAMAQAAIAAPAANQAISAAVSQASASLPGMGL, encoded by the coding sequence ATGGTCGCGTCGGTATCGGCGCTGACCAGCTCGGCGCAGGCGAGCAGCTATTATGAAGCCGACGATTATTACGCCGATGGCGGGCTGTCGCCGTCCGAATGGCATGGGAAGGGAGCCGAGGAGCTTGGGCTGTCGGGTGACGTCGATCGCGACGCCTTCCGCGAGTTGCTCGACGGCAAGGTCGCGGGTCAACAGCTCGGCACGGTTCGCGACGGCCAGCTCGAACATCGCCCCGGCTGGGATGTGACCATGAGTGCGCCCAAGTCGGTGTCGATCATGGCGGAGGTCGCGGGCGACCGGCGGTTGATTGAGGCACATGGGCAGGCGGTGAAGACGGCGCTCGCGCATGTCGAGGCGCATATGGCCGCGACCCGTGTTCGGCATGGCGGCAGCGTGACGCGCGAGGCCACCGGCAATTTGATTGTCGCGAGCTTTCAGCATGGGACGAGCCGCGCGCAGGACCCGCAACTCCACACCCACAATGTCATCATGAATGCCACGCAGGGCAAGGCTGGCTCGTGGCGCAGCCTGGAGCCGCGCGCGATCTATCAGCTCCAGAAGCAGATCGGCGCCATCTACCGGCAAGAGCTGGCCTTGAAGGTCCGCGAGCTCGGCTATGAGATTGCGCCGGGCAAGGAGTCGATGTTCGAGATCAAAGGCGTCTCGGCCGACGTGATGGCGGCGTTCAGCACCCGTAGCGCCGAGATCGAGGCGGCGCTCGGCGAGCGCGGAACTTCGCGCGAGGAGGCAAGCGCTGCCGAAAAGCAGGTCGCCGCGCTCGATACGCGGCAGGCGAAGGGGGCGGCCGACCATGGCGCGCTTGTCGCTGACTGGCGCGAGACCGCCGACCGGGCCGGGTTCAATGCCGAGGCCCGGCTGGCCTTGGTGCGTGAGGCCGAAGCGAGGGCCGCGAGCGGCCTTCACTCTCCCGATCCATCGATCGCCGATCGCACCGTCGCCCATGCCGCCGACAAGCTTGGCGAGCGGCAGTCGGTGTTCTCGGTCGCGGCGCTGCATGAGGAGGCGGGGCGGGTTGGACTTGGAAAGGTCGGCTATGCCGAGATCGACGACGCGATCGGGCGGGCGACGAAGGAGGGCGAGCTCATTGACCGTACCTTCGTCGATCGGCGCGGCGCGGCGTTCTCTGGGTTCACGACCCGCCAGAATATCGCGTCCGAGAAGACGTTGCTGCATGTCGAAGCGCGCGGGCGTGGTGCGCTCGCGCCAATCGCACCTCCCCTCGCCGCCGCCAAGGCTGTCGCCGGTGCGGCGGCGAAGGCGGAGCGGTCCGGCTTTGGCTGGAATGCCGACCAGAAAGCGGCAACCGAGCAGCTTCTTACCAGTCGCAACCGCATCACCGCGGTCCAAGGCTATGCCGGGACCGCCAAGACCACGACGGTGCTTGCGACCTTCGCGCGGGAGGCCGAAGCGCGGGGCGTGTCGGTGGTCGCCCTGGCGCCGACGGCATCGGCGGCGATGACACTCGGCGAGGCACTCGGCACGCGCAGCGATACCGTCGCCCGCCATTTGCTTGTGCCGGAAGGTTCTGCACCCAGCCAGCCGGTCGCATGGATCGTCGACGAGGCGTCGCTGCTGTCGGCGCGCGATACCGCGCAGCTGTTCGAGTTGGCCGAGCAGCATGAAGCACGGATCATTCTGGTCGGCGACGTGAAACAGCTCGGATCGGTCGAGGCTGGCGCGGCGTTCGCCCAGCTCCAAGGCGCTGGCATGGAAACCGCCAAGCTCGGTGAGATCGTCCGGCAGAGCAACGCGGCGACCAAGGAGGCCGTGCTCGCCTCGATCGAGGGCGACGCGAAGGAGGCGCTCGCGGCGCTTGATCGCGGTGGCGGCCAGATTGTCGAACGTGCCGATCGCATCGGCCGCTTCGCCGCTATCGCCGAGCGCTATGCCGGGCTCGACAAGGCGGCGCGGACGCGAACTCTTGTCATCGAGCCCTCGCGCGAGGGACGTGATGCGCTGACAGCAGACATAAGGGCGGCGCTCGTCAGGTCCGGCGCGCTTTCCGGTCCTACCGTCGCCGTCGAAAGCCTTGTCAACAAGGGGCTCACCCGCGCCGAGGCGCGTGACCCCCTAAGCTACGACAGGGGCGATGTCGTGCGCTTCGCCCGCGACTATGCCGACAAGGGCGTCGCGCGGGGCGAGGCCTATCGCGTCGAGGCGGTCGATCCGGCGAAGGCTACGATTGCCCTCAAATCCGAGGATGGGCGCGAGGTCGACTGGCGACCTCGCCAATGGGGCGCCGGCAAGGTGCAGGTGTTCGCGCCCCAGTATATGGATCTAAGGACCGGCGACAGCATCCGCTTCACCCGCAACGATCGTGACGCCGGGCGGATCAACGGTGCGCGCGGCGAAATTACCGCGATCGACGAGCAGGCGCGAACCGCGACGGTAGTTGGCGCGCGGGGGCAGACGCAGACCCTAGACCTCGACGCGGCGCGCGATCGACATATTTCCCACGCATATGTCGATACCGCCTTCGCCGCGCAGGGACGCACTGCCGAGCATGTCATCATCCACGCCGACAGCCGCGCCGCCAATCTGGTCGACCAGAAAAGCTTCTATGTCGGTATCTCGCGCGCGAAGGAGTCGGCGACGATCGTCACCGATGATCGCGCGAGACTGACATCGGCGATCAACGAGCGCGCCGGGGTCGTCCAGACTGCGCTTTCACAGGCACCCGCGGCGGGGGCCGCCATGGCGCAAGCAGCCATCGCTGCGCCCGCTGCCAACCAAGCGATCAGCGCGGCGGTCTCGCAAGCCTCGGCCTCGTTGCCCGGCATGGGGCTTTAG
- a CDS encoding type IV secretion system DNA-binding domain-containing protein, with amino-acid sequence MSEPHDLRLHAETLRRHLRYSQTRRFKRQFAIMVSSIALGGLAAPYLMLDPSILRDTGTHYHAKMLSWFAGDGGDPGIVIRYEGRDYLNPARTVATDPYFVSRASIAKSFVMRGAMLGFVAWLSCLFLLRDVAARRRERALRDRVIDGTKVTSEKALVKLARAEAGSHPLAIGPVPFPRRLETRHMAMVGTTGSGKTTVLRQMLDGIAARGEAALVYDTSGEFIAHYFRPECGDIILNPFDARCVYWSPFAEIAHPADADRIAHQLVTETSDKDKDVWLETSRILVANMIRELWREKKCTLTDLLEALQKMDKDKLKTWLKDTSSARTFSDDADRATGSVLFMLAKAANLIQFLRMPEEGEKVFSFREFIAGLDETKGAKPWIFVPRKEEQFAALKPLLACWLECAASAMLGLAPSSDRRVWFLLDELADLPRVDNLTRLLPEGRKFGAAVVLTFQGVGQMRHRYGDDLAESMLGCCNTKLFLQMGDGESRRWASDTIGTCEVEVQTMTGALGDGDDKPRMTLGRQRKTRPAVFESELRLARYQGYLLFPDGLPVARIALTADHIEKRGEPRQPAFVAANPDTTLWHRPLEAAPKEEPDSAVPPPVEKQVVEKPKAGKKPPAPPPADDGGPI; translated from the coding sequence ATGAGCGAGCCTCACGATCTCCGGCTTCATGCCGAGACGCTGCGGCGTCATCTTCGCTACAGTCAGACACGGCGGTTCAAACGACAGTTCGCGATCATGGTTTCGTCGATCGCGCTCGGCGGTTTGGCGGCGCCCTATCTGATGCTCGACCCGAGCATCCTTCGGGACACCGGCACCCATTATCACGCGAAGATGCTGTCATGGTTTGCAGGCGACGGCGGCGATCCCGGGATCGTCATCCGTTACGAGGGGAGAGACTATCTGAACCCTGCTCGCACGGTCGCGACCGATCCCTATTTTGTCAGCCGGGCGAGCATTGCCAAGTCGTTTGTCATGCGCGGCGCCATGCTGGGGTTTGTCGCATGGCTGTCGTGCCTGTTCCTGCTCCGCGATGTCGCCGCGCGCAGGCGCGAACGCGCGCTACGCGATCGCGTGATCGACGGCACCAAGGTGACGAGCGAGAAGGCGCTTGTGAAGCTGGCGCGAGCCGAAGCCGGTTCGCATCCGCTGGCGATCGGTCCCGTCCCCTTTCCCCGCCGCCTCGAAACCCGCCACATGGCGATGGTCGGCACGACCGGCAGCGGCAAGACCACGGTGCTGCGCCAGATGCTCGACGGGATCGCCGCGCGCGGCGAAGCCGCGCTGGTCTACGACACCAGTGGCGAGTTCATCGCCCACTACTTCCGACCCGAGTGCGGCGACATCATCCTCAACCCCTTCGATGCCCGCTGTGTCTATTGGTCGCCCTTCGCCGAGATCGCCCATCCCGCCGACGCCGATCGCATCGCGCACCAACTCGTCACGGAGACCAGTGATAAGGACAAGGATGTCTGGCTGGAGACCAGCCGCATACTCGTTGCCAACATGATCCGGGAACTGTGGAGGGAGAAGAAATGCACGCTGACCGATCTGCTTGAGGCGCTGCAGAAAATGGACAAGGACAAGCTCAAGACCTGGCTCAAGGACACGTCGTCGGCGCGCACCTTCTCCGACGACGCCGATCGGGCCACCGGCAGCGTGCTCTTCATGCTCGCGAAGGCCGCGAACCTGATCCAGTTCCTTCGCATGCCAGAGGAAGGCGAGAAGGTCTTTTCGTTCCGGGAGTTCATCGCCGGGCTCGACGAGACGAAGGGCGCGAAGCCCTGGATCTTCGTCCCGCGGAAGGAAGAACAATTTGCGGCATTGAAGCCGCTGCTCGCCTGTTGGCTCGAATGCGCCGCGAGCGCCATGTTGGGCCTTGCTCCGTCATCCGACCGGCGCGTCTGGTTCCTGCTCGACGAACTTGCCGACCTGCCCCGCGTCGACAATCTGACCCGCCTTCTGCCCGAGGGCCGCAAGTTCGGGGCGGCGGTCGTGCTGACCTTTCAGGGCGTCGGGCAGATGCGGCACCGCTATGGCGACGACCTTGCCGAATCCATGCTCGGTTGCTGCAACACCAAGCTGTTCTTGCAGATGGGCGATGGCGAGTCCCGACGCTGGGCGAGCGACACGATCGGCACCTGCGAAGTCGAAGTCCAGACCATGACCGGCGCGCTTGGCGACGGCGACGACAAGCCGCGGATGACGCTCGGCCGCCAGCGCAAAACCCGACCCGCCGTGTTCGAAAGCGAACTCCGCCTCGCACGCTACCAAGGCTATTTGCTGTTCCCCGACGGGCTCCCGGTCGCGCGCATCGCACTCACCGCCGACCATATCGAGAAACGGGGCGAGCCGCGTCAGCCCGCCTTTGTCGCCGCAAACCCGGATACGACCCTCTGGCACCGGCCGCTGGAGGCGGCGCCCAAAGAAGAGCCAGACAGCGCTGTTCCGCCCCCGGTCGAGAAGCAGGTCGTCGAAAAGCCGAAAGCAGGGAAGAAGCCGCCGGCACCCCCGCCGGCTGACGATGGTGGACCGATCTGA
- a CDS encoding helix-turn-helix domain-containing protein, producing MDELAYSINRTAKALGVGRSTVYKLIKTGQVDALKIGTRTLITTASIARLTEGRPET from the coding sequence ATGGATGAACTCGCATACTCGATTAACCGCACGGCCAAGGCGCTCGGCGTCGGCCGGAGCACAGTCTACAAGCTCATAAAGACCGGCCAGGTCGATGCGCTGAAGATCGGCACGCGAACGCTGATCACGACCGCATCCATCGCGCGGCTCACCGAGGGTCGCCCCGAGACTTGA
- a CDS encoding tetratricopeptide repeat protein — MATLGLNPQEKEAVEAFRRDVVEPSMTSLVILDFWAEWCGPCKQLAPTLEKVAADYADKGVVLAKVDVDANPFIAGQFQVQSIPTVYAIFQGQPVANLTNARSESQLKAILDQLLAQLPIESAASARAVEIAPLIEMGENILAEGDGPRAASIFAQILDMAPDNAAAHGGMIRALLLAGDIDSAQAALDAVPAEIAADPAVAQAKSALALAADAPDAGELAGFEAAVAANPDDHQARFDLATAQIGAGQRDAAADNLLHIAAADREWQDGAARAKLLSLFEAVGLEDPWVAAQRRRLSLILFG; from the coding sequence GTGGCCACTTTGGGTCTGAACCCGCAAGAGAAGGAAGCCGTCGAAGCTTTCCGCCGCGACGTCGTCGAACCCTCGATGACGAGCCTCGTCATTCTCGATTTCTGGGCCGAATGGTGCGGACCATGCAAGCAGCTCGCCCCGACGCTCGAAAAGGTCGCCGCCGATTATGCCGACAAGGGCGTCGTGCTCGCGAAAGTCGATGTCGACGCCAATCCGTTCATCGCCGGCCAGTTCCAGGTCCAGTCGATCCCGACCGTCTATGCGATCTTCCAAGGGCAGCCGGTCGCAAACCTGACCAACGCGCGCTCCGAAAGCCAGCTCAAGGCGATTCTCGACCAGTTGCTCGCCCAGCTGCCGATCGAGAGCGCGGCAAGCGCCCGGGCGGTCGAGATCGCGCCGCTGATCGAGATGGGCGAAAATATCCTCGCCGAAGGCGACGGACCGCGCGCCGCGAGCATCTTTGCCCAGATCCTCGACATGGCGCCCGACAATGCCGCCGCACATGGCGGGATGATTCGCGCCCTGCTGCTCGCGGGCGATATCGACAGCGCGCAGGCCGCGCTCGACGCGGTTCCCGCCGAAATCGCCGCGGACCCCGCCGTCGCGCAGGCGAAGAGCGCGCTGGCGCTCGCTGCCGACGCCCCCGACGCGGGCGAGCTTGCCGGCTTCGAGGCCGCAGTCGCCGCCAATCCCGACGACCATCAGGCGCGCTTCGACCTCGCCACGGCGCAGATCGGCGCGGGGCAGCGCGATGCCGCCGCCGACAACCTGCTCCACATCGCCGCCGCCGACCGCGAATGGCAGGACGGTGCCGCGCGGGCCAAATTGCTGTCGCTGTTCGAAGCGGTCGGGCTCGAGGATCCGTGGGTCGCGGCGCAGCGCCGCCGCCTGTCGCTGATCCTGTTCGGTTGA